The Cynocephalus volans isolate mCynVol1 chromosome 5, mCynVol1.pri, whole genome shotgun sequence genomic sequence AACtgtataagaaataagaaaaccatATCTGCATCAGAGTAATTAACTACAACATGTGGGTCCATATTTCTGAGAATGAATTATCTCACATtctagagaaattttaaaaaagctcttGGAAAATTTCCATCATCCCTCAAATGACAGGTAGTCTTCACGATTTACTATTAAACTATAGCTATTTTTGGAATAGagccataattttaaaatatttctcttttgaaagTGTACTGATTAATTCCTGGATGATTTTGAATTGTAGAAAAACTAGATTAATGTAGCAATTGGTTGATGATTATCTGCATTATCAATACCAATAAGAATTACAAGCTCTAAATCAGTTGTATTGCTTTGGGGCCAAACTGAATGTTCCTAATTTTCCTGTTGAGAGTCAGCCAATTAACcacttctgcatttttttttttgagttgctTTTACAGAACAGCAACATTTAAGAAATCTCCAAAAGAGGCAACCACAGGTGGCTCTActgtgatttctttcttcttgtgaCATAGCTTATTAGGACATATGAGAGAAAGAATTGgcctaggaaggaaggaagcagaaggGATGTGGCAACATTAGAGGAGGCAAGGAATTTAGAGAGGAAAGGGATATTTATACGCTGAAATACTCTGCCTTGTCCGAATAACTATATAACAAAAGGAAGTATTAATATTTccaacaaaagaatgaaaacccTCAGCAGAAGAAGAATCACCTAACAGTCATAACTATTTGTGAAATGTACTTCATTTTTTACCAAAAACTAACATAAGATTCACTAGATACAATATATTAAATGAGGAATAACCATTTTACAGTTTCAttaaatattcagaatttttctaaaaataagagaatagaaaatatttggtaaatatagaaCATGATCAGAATTCAAATACTGTCCCAGTTATGGTCCTAGAGAAAAAGAATCATGTAGAAAGCTTCTTCAGGTGCTGTGGTTCAGATTTCTTACCCCGTGATACACATTTTCAACTCTAAGCATTATAATAAGGTTCCTCTCTTCAAGATTCTTTAAGCACATCTGATTGAAACTAAATATTTTTCACCCTACGTAAACATTTTGCAATTGTGACTAAATTTGATATTCTTCATCATGTCTCTTCATTATACATAGGATTATTGGGATTACAATTTTGCTGCCTGTAATCACATAAATGGAAATAGCCTGAaaatgctggaaaaagaaagttatttatttgttaaCAAAAATTATGTTTCTTGGAAATTGTCTTCTCTAACTAGGCCAAGAATTTCTTCAATTGTCATTTATTCAGATGTCACCCTATGACGAATAAGAAGAATTCCATAGTTAAGAAGTTTTTTTCTATAATAAGGCAAATATCTGGAcgaaatgtaaaatttaaaaaattttattttgtacttactccttgtaactttttattatgataaaatttcaaacttacagaagagttgcaaaaAGTTGCTCAAAGAATTACCATTTATCTTGTAACAAGACTGAACATTACATTTGTTCCTTAAAAgctttgttttattctctatctatCGATCTATAGATCTATCTATCTACCATCTATCTCTTTTACTgagccatttgagagtaagttggaGATGCCACGTTTCCTTACCCCTGAATACTTCAGTGTTTCATGTGTAGGAATAAGGATGTTATTTTACATAACCTCTGTACATTTCCCTAAGTCAGCAAATTTCATATGGGTGCAATATTATTACCCAGTTTATCAACCATGTTCAGATTTCTCTAACTgtcttaataattttaatagctattttttaatgtgttcagGATTACACATTTAGATATTATGTCTCATTGGCCTGCTTGAATCTAGACCAGTTTCTCAGCCTTTATTTGTCTTCATTGAACACTACATTTTTGAATAGTACAGGCAAGTTACTTTGTCTCAGTTTGAGTTTGTCCCATGTTTCTTCATTATTACAGTTAGGCTGTGTATTATGGCAGGAATATTACTGGAGTGACATCACGTCCTGTTCAGAGTATCATATCACAGGCAAGTGATATTGGCTTATCATAACATTGGTGATGCAAACATTGATCACTTGGTTATGGTGGTGATTTTTTTACTATAAAGTTTCCTATTTTTCATCTTGCAATTAGCAAGTAATTTAAGAGAAGTTATTTTAAGCTATGAAAATATCTCATCAAATTTTCACTCACTAGTTTTTGTATCCATTATGCTTTCTAACTCCATAATCCctcctatatttatttattaggcTTCTCCTGTGAGGAATGACTTTGTCTTCAccgtttctttatttattcttttatttttcatatcaatATGTGTTTAAGGattctattttgtttagtttACTGCTACCATAATTTATCTTAAAGTTCAAATTGTCCTAGAATTGAACAGTGGTAGTCTTTTCAAActgacttttgtttcttttcccaaGGTGGCTATGCTTCTTGgagcatttccttactttttcctttatgtgatttttttccctcaggtaACAGAAAATGAATGATGATGGAAAACACCAATGCTAGTTCTACAGGATACTTTGTTCTACTAGGTTTTTCTAACTGGCCTCATCTAGAAGTGGTGCTCTTTGTGGTCATCTTGATATTCTACTTGATGACACTCATAGGAAACCTGTTCATCATCATCCTGTCATACCTGGACTCCCATCTCCACactcccatgtacttcttcctctcaAACCTGTCTTTTCTGGATCTCTGCTACACCACCAGCTCCATCCCTCAGTTGCTGGTCAACCTCTGGGGTCCAGAGAAGACCATCTCTTATGCTGGTTGCATGATTCAACTTTATTTTGTCCTCGCACTGGGAGCCACAGAGTGTGTCCTACTGATGGTGATGTCCTATGACCGTTATGCAGCTGTATGTAGACCTTTGCATTACACTGTCCTCATGCACCCTCGTTTCTGCTGCCTGTTGGCTGTGGCTTCTTGGGTAAGTGGCTTTGCTACCTCAGCACTTCATTCCTCCTTTACATTCTGGGTACCCCTGTGTGGACATCACAGAGTGGATCACTTCTTCTGTGAAGTTCCAGCACTGCTGCAATTATCATGTGTTGATACCCATGCTAATGAGCTGACCCTCATGGTCACAAGCTCTATTTTTGTCCTCATACCACTTATTCTCATTCTCACTTCTTATGGTGCCATCGCCCAGGCTGTACTGAGGATGCAGTCAACCACTGGACTTCAGAAGGTCTTTGGGACATGTGGAGCCCATCTTATagttgtctttctctttttcattccaGTCCTGTGCATATATCTCCAGCCACCATCAGGAAATTCTCAAGATCAAGGCAAGTTTATCGCCCTCTTTTATACTGTTGTCACACCTAGTCTCAACCCTCTAATCTACACCCTCAGAAACAAAGATGTAAGAGGGGCAGTAAAGAGACTGATGGGGTGAGATTGAGCCTGCATACTTGTGACATTAACAGTGTAATGGAGCATGTCTTCACCAATcgttcacccatccatccattcatcaacCACTCTGTCATTCATTCGCTCTTTCGGCACTTACTGAGCATGTACTCTCACAGGCTGCAGAGTTCTTGGTACAGATATGAATAAAACACAGTCTGCCTAAATACCATTCACTCATGGAGAAAACAGCCTTGTAAAATGATGATGACACAACAGTGAATTTTTTCTAAGGCACACACATAATGAATCCAaggtagcatttttaaaattgagaatgAGGCATGGAATTCATTGCAAATGTTGATAAAAGAGCAGTTTATAATTCCTATGGAAGGATGACATTCccaatttgaaaattttctagcatatgtcttttaatattttgcttttttggcaGAATACTTTTGTCATCCATCTTTAGTTAAAGATATAGTaaattaccttaaatatttttcttcaacatTGCTATTCTTTGTTGAATAGTAAGTATTGAGAGGAATTTTGGTCCATATTCTTTCATATCCCATTatcaatagtaagaaaataagGTTTATGTATTTATCAAGAAAAGCTTTGAAGTAATGCAGTAGAAGTAGGCATTTCACATCTCTTTTTTACAAGGAAGTGAAAAGTGTACAGGAGgtgaaaatgacaaaaatctgTGATATATAGCTCAATGGTCATCACAGGCTAGGCATAATTAGGTGAAATAAGTGCCTAGAGCACCTGCATAACCCAACAAGCGATGGAAAATACTCATATTTGAGGCAAATAGAGAACAAGGCTCTGAAAATGACTTGAAGCCAATGGATATACAAAAAAAGTTACttgaaaatgtattgaaaaattTTTGTGATAAAAGCTGTTGTATGGGAAATGTtagttagtttttttaaaatgttgttctAATTTGAATATTTGGGGTTAGTAAGTACATCACatatttttcaagttaaaaatgtatttttataaaagtgattATTTTGTTAGGTATATTATTATCAATCATCTCTATCTGAAATAAGTTTATTCGCAATATAATACTTTATGCTGACAGTCATATTCAACTGGAGTGAAATAAGGACCAAAGGACAGTTCAGTATAAAGTAATATTTGGCAATGCCTGAATTCTGTCTGTAACGCAAATGTCAGTTGTAGTTTTTGATGCCTTTCAGGTTTAGATATGTTTGCCTCCAGCACTATTTCCtacattattaaaatgaaaacacaacccCCAACTTCCTCTCAATTTTCTGTGTGGTTTGCAATGACATTGATTCTGCTGACTTtgtcttctttctgtgtctgtgactcttcctttctctccgACTAGTCATGAACAATAATATGGGGTATGTTCTCTCATCCTTAAACCAAGAACTAAAAAAACCTCAAGAATTATGTATATAAAAGAACTTTTAGTAAATAATTTGGACCACATGGAATGAAACATTACATAAAAACacacgtttatttatttatcttttagttgtacatatttgtgaggtacagtgtgtggTTTCAATACTTGAATATATTGTACAACacatagggtagatagcatacccatcacctaaacatttgtcttttctttgtggtggttACATTCAAAATCCGTTTTTCCTCACTATTTAGGTATATACAATCCAATATTATTAGCTACAGTCAGCCTAGagtaccagaacttattcttcctcaatacctgtaactttgtacccattaatccacctcttcccAACTCCCCTCTCCACTTCCTTTTcgagcttctggtaaccattattctactctctacttctataagaaccattttttaaaaatagtatacaCAGGAGTGAGGTCATGtcgtatttgtttttctgtgcctggcttatttcacttaacatgatggttttcaaTTCCACCCATGtctgtaaatgacaggatttcatttttttagtagctgaatggtattctattgtgtatatatatcatattttttaatccaCTTCTTTATTGATGAACATATGTGTTGATTAcacttgtctattgtgaatagtgctgcaatgaacgtgggagtgcaggtctctgttcaatatattgatttcatttcctttggatgtatactcagtagtgggatgtatacctagttttttgaggaacctccatactgtttattacccccaacaatgtatgagagtttcctTTTCACTGCATCCTTGCCGacatttgttactttctgtctttttgataattgtcgttctaactggagtaaggcgatattttactgtggttttagtttgcatttcctggatgattagtgatgttgagcatattttcatgtgcctgctggccatttgtatgtcttcttttgagaaatgtctattcaggtcctttgcctatttgtaaatcattttttgttgttgttgagttaaaaacagacttttaaaaacttaaagaacATAGCTGAATTCTTTGAACCATTTTGCGCTATGGAAATCTTATAGTTTGGGACACTTCATGTAGCATTCTGGTCTCACCATCTAAATCTCTCCTCCACCCACAGCTTGATGAGAGATAATTgggaaaaattttatatatttacagtgtatagtgtgatattttgaaataagcatatattataaaattatttactcaagtcaattaacatattcatcacttcacatacttattttttgtggtgagaacatttaagatctactcttttagcagttttcaagtacacattattattaattatagtcaccaatttgtacaatagatctcctgaaattatttctcctgtttaactgaaactttttacctttgaccaatatcttctcttttcctctatCCCTTCCCACCAGCATTCCCTGGCTATTAACATTCTGCtaatctctgcttctatgagttaaacttttttagattccacatataattgAGATCaggtggcatttgtctttctgtgcctggtttacctcatttagcataatgtcctccaggtttaccATGTTATTGCActtgtcagaatttccttctttttttttaaggctgaataatattcaaatatgtatatataccatattttctttgtctattaATCCATCACTGGACAcaggttgactccatatcttggctatcgtgaataatgctgtaatgacatggaagtgcagatatctttttgacacactgatttcagatcttttgtatatatacccatgAGTTGAATTGTTGGTTCATGTAGTTCtcgttttaattttttgaggaaactccatagtgAGTTCCttaatgactgtgctaatttacatttccaacaaTACTGTAtaaaggttcccttttcttcacatcctcaccaacacttgttatcttttttctttttcacaatagGCATTCTAACAGATATGAGATGtgagatgtgaggtgatatctatTGGGGTGGGCCTGGTCTTTTGGTCCACTGAAGACTGGGACCATGGGGACCAGCCTGGAGCCTGAAGCTGACCTAGTGCTGGGGCAGTCCTGCAACCTAGTTCCTTGGGGGCTGGTCTAGAGCCTGGGTCCACAAGGCCTCGGCCTGGAGGCTGGACCTGCTTGTGCTGATCTGGAGGCTAGGTGTTTGGAAATGGTCCTGGGGCCTGGGGCCATGGTTGCTGTTCTGGCTCTGGTTTTTCTGGAGTGGGTCCTGGTGCTGTGGACTGCAGCAAAGTCAGGTGCTCATTTCACTCTCCTTCTTCTGCAGAGGGGTATCTCTCTCACTATGCTATGCTCTTGGGTGATGCAGGTAATGTAAAACAGTTTTTTTAACCTCTTCAGAGggtcttttatttctgtgttccgTCAAGTAACACAGAGGTTGTTTCTGTTATCATTTCTGTgatctctcacctggattcctTAGCTCTTGTGTAGGTATCTTTTTGTGGGTGAatagttgttcaaattgatgtttgTTGGGGGATCCAGTGGTGGAAAGTCCTGTTCTTTCCCTCtcactatttaaattttttcaagtttttaatttcctgtactcttttctccttttctttctttctttttttcttttcttttctttctttctttctttctttctttctttctttctttctttctttctttctttctttctttctttctttctttctttctttctttcctttctttctttctttctttctttctttctttctttctttctttctttctttctttctttctttctttcttccttccttccttccttccttccttcctttctttctttctttctttctttctttctttctttctttctttctttctttctttcctagcaaaacatttaaattctcttttatatGCATAggctttttttaacttttgggtTGTTATAATTATAGCATATGTGATATTGAATCCTATCCGCATTAGCATGATATGCCATCTGATTTGTAATAAAGCAGAAATCAGTTGACCTTAAATTAACACAgacattgttgtttttattgttttgtactTTCCAAAACAGTTACATCAACCATATGCAATTTTATGACAGATAGGGtgaaaagtataaattttctcactttgaaaataagaaaaaggaagggaagaagataGGTGGCATGCCCAAGCTTAAACAACTTGTATgtaaaaaaaatcagagtaaGGACAATAGAGTTTTAGCTCTGGAGGCTCATTCTTGTGGTCAACACACCAAAAGCAAAGTAGAAGTTCTGAGATCCTCCCATTGCCAAGCCTAGATCTGAAGCCAACATTTGTTAATTGGCATTTAGACAGCACACGTGAATTTGTGCCACAAGGAACTTTACTGAAGAAATAACAATGAGGTCAGCCTTTTCCCAGTTAAGAATGGAGGCTAACCACACTGAAGCACCACCTTCTTTAGCCCGGTAAGTTTCTCCTCCCCATCCAGACCAATGTCTCCCCATCTTTGTGCACTTCATCTCATATTTAGTCCTGTGCAACATATTCCTTATATACATGCTCAGTGACCTCTTACTATTGTAACTTGGCAGTATAGGATTATTGACTCAAATACTGAATGTCATCCAGGTAATCCCGGAAAATAGCTCTGACTTCCAGCCCAGGTACACGCAGTCTCTGCTCTTTTATGCAGCCTCAGGTTCATATCTTCCATCTCAATTTTACTAATGTGGGGATGAAAAGGTAATTGGGGATCACGGATTATGACAACAATGGGAAATTAATGCAGTTGGCACTTTACTGGAagaaatagcttttctttttatcctatgcatgtgtgcatgtgtgcatgtgtgtatcaTATATCACTTACCTAGCtatacatgtattttaaatgGACTTATAAATTCCTATTTTATCCATCACTGTTGTGATGCTGAAACTGTCACTGATTTGGTCAATGAGGACCCCTTTTAGTTTGCTTATCTGTCCTTTTGTTATGTCCCCATACTTCTTAgaatgtttctttaatttctggcAAAAGCAGATGATCTCGACTAATTTGACAAGTTCTTTTGGGAGATAAGGACTCATTTGCTATCTAAAGTCACATGACCACCCTTTTGCACAGCAGTGGGGTTCCCTAATGAACAATTCACCGGAAATTTATTGAATAGACAAAACCAAGAGATGATAATATTGTTGGCAAATACTTGTTCTGTTAGAACATTACATTCCTTTACACTCaggaaatagcatttttttttgtaCTGTGTGTATGAGGCAACATTGAAAAAGGTGACTCACCTCAAAGGTAGGTCTGTAAATCCTTGAAATTTGAAGAATATTCAATTTGCCCTGATTCCTCATAAGTTTTTACATTTGAAATTCAGGATAATATGATATGACAATGACAATTCAACTCTTTCATGCCTACTCTCTTGATCTAACTTCAAACAAAATGGGGATGGATTGTGAGGAAAGGAATCTTTGAATGTTTTTGAAGATTAACCCTTCTAAGGCCTCAGAAAGACATGTTTACATTAACAGAATTTTGACTATTGATATGCACATGTAAGTTCTTAACTGCAAAGCTTCCTAGAGATTGATCCCTGAATTGTATATGTGCGAAAAGACATTAATACTCTCAGATTTGGGGGTTGCTGGGGAGGGCCTAGGAGGGACACACCCCCTGTGGCCAGTCTCTTTTGATCAAAAACAGCCTTGTCCATTTCCGTGTTATGTGTACTATGAGGTGAAAATGTTTGGGAAACTATTTATTGTCCCCCATTGCCACCCCACAGATGGCTTCTCCTGGGTGCTGGGTACATGTTTAGATTGCAAGCAGAACACTCTTAACATTCTTTGCAGTTCATTGCAGAATAGGAACATTCTGGCCATCTGAGGCAGTTTTGGTGCTCTTA encodes the following:
- the LOC134378388 gene encoding LOW QUALITY PROTEIN: olfactory receptor 2J3-like (The sequence of the model RefSeq protein was modified relative to this genomic sequence to represent the inferred CDS: deleted 1 base in 1 codon), translated to MNDDGKTNASSTGYFVLLGFSNWPHLEVVLFVVILIFYLMTLIGNLFIIILSYLDSHLHTPMYFFLSNLSFLDLCYTTSSIPQLLVNLWGPEKTISYAGCMIQLYFVLALGATECVLLMVMSYDRYAAVCRPLHYTVLMHPRFCCLLAVASWVSGFATSALHSSFTFWVPLCGHHRVDHFFCEVPALLQLSCVDTHANELTLMVTSSIFVLIPLILILTSYGAIAQAVLRMQSTTGLQKVFGTCGAHLIVVFLFFIPVLCIYLQPPSGNSQDQGKFIALFYTVVTPSLNPLIYTLRNKDVRGAVKRLMG